The Drechmeria coniospora strain ARSEF 6962 chromosome 02, whole genome shotgun sequence genome has a segment encoding these proteins:
- a CDS encoding transcription factor has translation MSKTFIGNVKSVLSGDTLVLTSPNNPSAERILSLAYVGAPRLKRDGDEPFAFQSREFLRNLVVGKPVQCTVQYTIPASGRDFGTAKLKDGTDLPDELVKAGWLKVREDAGRKDDSDEAQERLEKLRALESQAKSENKGLWAGVGGIINVQHDLGGPEFMKEWKGKTVDGIVERVLSGDRMLVRLLLSDKKHAQPMTLLAGVRTPSTERTLTSTGTTHPAEEYGNEARQFVETRLLQRLVKVEIVGASAQGQLVANIIHPRGNIAEFLLQDGLARCNDFHSTMLGEKMAALRAAEKQAQSKKLRLHKNHVAKADGGNQEMTVTKILGADTILVKNKTGAEKRINFSSVRGPRAGEPSESPFRDEAKEFLRQRLIGKHVKVSVDGTKPATEGFEARDVATVTEKGKNIGLLLVESGWASVIRHRKDDTDRASNYDELLSAQEKAKEELKGMWSGKPQKAQKFADLSENAQKAKIMLATLQRQKKVPAIVDFCKAGSRFTILIPRENVKLTMVLGGIRAPRAPRADGEGGEPFGKEALELANRRCNQRDCEVDIHDMDKVGGFIGELFINRENFAKALVEEGLASVHAYSAERSGNATELFAAETRAKEAKRGLWHDHDPSQEENGHEEEPEEIVEVAEVTLDKKPTDYRDVIITNIDGNGKLKIQEIGKGTAALETLMSEFRKFHLDSKNGKPLADAPKTGEFVSAKFSADGQWYRGRVRGNDRTAKMSEVLYVDYGNSEKVAWSSLRPLEQSQFGVQKLKAQAVDASLSFVQLPTGADYYGDAIGYIADLTEGKRLVGSFDFVDTKENVNYITLYDPKSDKQLPGLNDSINKEVVAGGYGMVPKKLKAWERSKAFETYLKHLREVESQAKLDRRGMWEYGDITED, from the coding sequence ATGTCCAAGACGTTCATCGGCAACGTCAAGAGTGTCCTTAGCGGTGATACCTTGGTGTTGACGAGCCCCAACAACCCCTCGGCTGAGCGAATCTTGTCGCTTGCTTACGTCGGCGCTCCGCGTTTGAaacgagacggcgacgagccctTTGCTTTCCAGTCCCGAGAGTTCCTCCGAAACCTCGTCGTTGGGAAGCCAGTCCAATGCACAGTCCAGTACACCATCCCCGCGTCCGGAAGAGACTTCGGTACCGCCAAGCTCAAGGATGGCACTGATCTGCCCGACGAGTTGGTCAAGGCTGGCTGGCTCAAGGTCCGTGAGGACGCCGGCCGAAAggacgactcggacgaggctCAGGAGAGGCTCGAGAAGCTCCGTGCTCTCGAATCCCAAGCCAAGAGCGAGAACAAGGGCCTCTGGGCAGgtgtcggcggcatcatcaaCGTTCAGCATGACCTGGGCGGCCCCGAGTTCATGAAGGAGTGGAAAGGCAAGACTGTGGACGGCATTGTTGAGCGGGTTCTCAGCGGCGACCGCATGCTCGTCAGGCTGCTGCTCTCGGATAAGAAGCATGCCCAGCCCATGACCCTGCTCGCTGGCGTccgcacgccgtcgacggagagaacgctgacgtcgacgggcaCGACTCACCCGGCCGAGGAGTACGGGAACGAGGCGCGGCAGTTTGTCGAGACGAGGCTCCTGCAGCGTCTGGTCAAGGTCGAGATCGTCGGTGCCAGCGCACAGGGCCAGCTGGTGGCCAACATCATCCACCCTCGTGGAAACATTGCCGAGTTCCTGCTGCaggacggcctcgcccgctGCAACGACTTCCACTCCACCATGCTCGGCGAGAAAATGGCCGCCTTGCgcgcggccgagaagcaAGCGCAGTCCAAGAAGCTTCGCCTTCACAAGAACCATGTCGCCAAGGCTGACGGTGGCAACCAGGAGATGACGGTGACCAAGATCCTTGGCGCCGATACCATTCTCGTCAAGAACAAGACCGGCGCCGAGAAGAGAATCAACTTTTCCAGCGTCCGCGGGCCCCGTGCCGGCGAACCGTCCGAGAGTCCCTTCagggacgaggccaaggagttTTTGCGCCAAAGGTTGATTGGAAAGCACGTCAAGGTCAGCGTCGACGGAACGAAGCCTGCCACGGAGGGCTTCGAGGCCCGGGATGTTGCCACGGTGACGGAGAAGGGCAAGAACATCGGCCTGTTGCTGGTCGAGAGCGGCTGGGCGTCGGTGATTCGTCACAGGAAGGATGACACCGACAGAGCGTCAAACTATGACGAGCTTCTATCGGCGCAggagaaggccaaggaggagctgAAGGGCATGTGGTCCGGCAAGCCCCAGAAGGCGCAGAAGTTTGCGGACCTGTCGGAGAATGCGCAAAAGGCCAAGATTATGCTGGCGACGCTGCAGCGGCAGAAGAAGGTCCCTGCCATTGTCGATTTTTGCAAGGCTGGCTCGCGTTTCACCATCCTGATCCCTCGGGAGAACGTCAAGCTCACCATGGTTCTCGGAGGCATCCGCGCCCCTCGAGCGCCGcgcgccgatggcgagggcggcgagccgtTTGGCAAGGAGGCGCTCGAGCTTGCCAACCGCAGGTGCAACCAGCGCGACTGCGAGGTCGACATCCACGACATGGACAAGGTCGGCGGGTTCATCGGCGAACTGTTCATCAACCGTGAGAACTTTGCcaaggccctcgtcgaggagggcctCGCTTCCGTTCATGCCTACTCTGCCGAGAGGTCCGGCAACGCGACGGAGCTGTTTGCCGCCGAGACGCGGGCCAAGGAGGCCAAGCGGGGCCTCTGGCACGACCATGACCCTTCGCAGGAGGAGAACGGGCACGAGGAGGAGCCCGAGGAGAttgtcgaggtggccgaggtgacGCTTGACAAGAAGCCGACCGACTACCGCGAcgtcatcatcaccaacATCGACGGCAATGGCAAGCTCAAGATCCAGGAGATTGGCAAGGGCACGGCGGCGCTGGAGACGCTGATGAGCGAATTCCGCAAGTTCCACCTCGACTCCAAGAACGGTAAGCCTCTGGCGGACGCGCCGAAGACGGGCGAGTTCGTATCCGCCAAGTTCTCGGCCGACGGTCAGTGGTACCGCGGCCGTGTCCGGGGCAACGACCGCACGGCCAAGATGTCCGAGGTGCTGTACGTCGACTACGGAAACAGCGAAAAGGTTGCGTGGTCTAGCCTGCGACCGCTCGAGCAGTCCCAGTTCGGCGTGCAGAAGCTCAAGgcgcaggccgtcgacgcctcgcTGTCGTTCGTTCAGCTCCCGACAGGTGCCGACTACTACGGCGATGCCATCGGCTACATCGCGGATCTGACCGAGGGCAAGCGCTTGGTCGGCAGCTTCGACTTTGTCGACACCAAGGAGAATGTGAACTACATCACGCTGTACGACCCCAAGTCGGACAAGCAGCTGCCGGGCCTCAACGATTCGATCAACAAggaggtcgtcgccggcggttACGGCATGGTTCCCAAGAAGCTCAAGGCGTGGGAACGGAGCAAGGCGTTTGAGACGTACCTGAAGCACCTACGCGAGGTGGAGAGCCAGGCGAAGCTCGACCGGCGGGGCATGTGGGAGTACGGTGACATTACGGAGGATTGA